A genomic stretch from Acropora palmata chromosome 13, jaAcrPala1.3, whole genome shotgun sequence includes:
- the LOC141864569 gene encoding uncharacterized protein LOC141864569: MSQDTSAQVIEASSPHKEPLYITLLASEWNSLGGGLSTLNREFAIHLAQQTNVRVSVLVPEGACNDRDKREGQFFDINVVEAKQLPGYEPLDWLGIPPEGHRMDVVVGHGVKLGRQIHFIKRDQQFRNCKWVHTVHTAPEDLGKYKDYKNPISRGEQKHWDEIGLCKCADLVVAVGPRLEKAYFSYLQGCKKREDIFGLHEYHVSRKKWTYRKI, translated from the coding sequence ATGTCACAAGACACATCAGCACAAGTAATTGAGGCTTCATCCCCACACAAGGAACCATTGTACATAACTCTTTTAGCGAGCGAATGGAATTCATTGGGTGGTGGTTTGTCAACATTAAACAGAGAGTTTGCAATTCATTTGGCTCAACAAACAAATGTGAGAGTTTCTGTCTTGGTCCCTGAAGGTGCTTGTAATGATAGGGACAAAAGGGAGGGTCAATTTTTTGACATAAATGTTGTTGAAGCAAAGCAACTCCCAGGTTATGAACCTCTTGACTGGTTGGGTATCCCACCGGAAGGTCACAGAATGGATGTTGTTGTTGGCCATGGTGTGAAACTTGGCCGGCAGATACATTTCATAAAACGTGATCAGCAGTTTCGAAATTGCAAATGGGTGCACACAGTACACACTGCCCCAGAAGACCTTGGCAAATATAAGGATTACAAAAACCCTATTTCAAGAGGTGAACAGAAGCACTGGGATGAGATTGGTCTATGTAAGTGTGCTGACCTTGTTGTTGCGGTGGGGCCAAGACTTGAGAAAGCTTACTTTTCATACTTGCAAGGGTGTAAGAAACGAGAGGATATTTTTGGACTCCATGAATACCATGTTTCGAGAAAAAAGTGGACTTATCgtaaaatttga